In Colletotrichum destructivum chromosome 1, complete sequence, the sequence TTTTCTCTTCGAAGCCTTATGGAAAAAATATCGTTGCTAGGGGGCGCTTATTCTGCTGCCTTCTCGTAGCATGAGGATGCGAGTGCTCACAACGAGACCGTTTCGGGCTTCTTTGCGAGAGGCCGGCAAGCATAGATAGTACACGGCTAACATCCCCAGGTCCGGTCACCGATTATGGATCAACCGTTGCCAACTGGATGCGCCATCGAGCACCCTCGGAAGGCGACGCATACACTGGGGAGATCGAGCGGCCCAGTGCGagcttcatcgtcgacgtGAGTCCTCGGCAAGATCTTCATCTACTTACCCTGCTCTTGACACTAACAGCGTCATAGTTCATACCACCTGCTGCCAGAAGGACAGACCCTGGTGACACAATCCCGGTGAAGCATCTCCACTCATCACTCAACAAGATCAAGCATCCCATCAACGTCGTTCGCTGGACAccagaaggccgccgtctcctGACTGCTTCTAGCAGTGGAGAGTTCACATTATGGAACGGCACGGGATTCAACTTTGAGACCATTATGCAAGCCCACGACTCTGCCATCAGAGCGCTGGCCTACTCCCACAACGACGACTGGCTCATCTCTGCCGACCACGATGGAAGCGTCAAGTACTGGCAACCCAACTTCAACAACCTGCAAAGTATCGCCGCGCACAACGACCCTGTTAGAGATCTCGCCTTCAGTCCCAACGACTCGAAATTCGTCACCGCTTGCGACGACTCGACTCTGAAGATCTTCGACTTTGCAGGCGGGGTGGAGGAGTCCATTCTGAAGGGCCACGGATGGGACGCCAAGAGCTGTGACTGGCATCCGACCAAGGGCTTGTTGGTATCAGGCTCCAAAGACCACCTGGTCAAGCTGTGGGATCCCAGAACTGGCCGGTGCCTAACCACCCTCCATGGACACAAGAACACAATCACTAAGACCTTGTTCGAAAAGGTGCAAGGCGACTGTCTCGCGACATCAGCACGAGACCAGACCGCTAGAGTCTTCGACCTCCGAATGATGCGCGACATCTGCTTGCTCAAGGGACACGAAAAGGACATCTCCACAATTGCCTGGCATCCAGTCCACTCCAATCTGCTGACCACAGGTGGCCACGACGGCTCCCTACACCACTACATCCTGGACGAGCCGAACACGCCCGCCGGCCATGCCAGCTCCATGGCCCCGTACGACAGCTCTGATCCCTCGACAACCACAGCACAGACGATATACCCCGCGCACAAGGTCCCTTACGCTCACGACTTCGCTATCTGGTCTCTGGATTGGCACCCCCTTGGCCATATTCTGGCCTCCGGCTCTAACGATCGTATCACGAGGTTCTGGTCCCGAAAGCGCCCTGGGGATGCCGATGTCTTCCAGGATCGCTACCACGTCGgggaggcagcagcagaagcaaaCGGAACCTGGGACCGCCGTGGTGGTCGTCGCCAGCgccaggaagaagaggagcaggagaTGGAAGACGAGAtggatggcctcgtcgaccaaAAGATGCCTCTCAAGCAACCCACAGTGCCTGGTTTCCCCGGCCTTCCGGGCCTGCCCGGGCTGCCCGGACTTTCTATGCCGCAGAACGGCCACGGCGGTCCTGTTCCACCACCGCCCATGATTCCTGGCGTGGGTTCTAACGGCGGagctcccccccctcctcttcccttccctttgCCCGGCCTAAACGgcgcaccaccaccgccgatTCCCCTACccggcggcatcgacccgAGCAACCCTGCCGATCTCGCCAAGATCGCCGAGATGATCCAGAAGGCTGGAGGCACTctcccaccgccgcctcccggcGGCTTCGCACCACCCGGCTTAGTGCCGCCGTCAAATTTCGTGCCTCCCCCGGGGTTTCCTCCCATGCCTATGCCGCCTCCCTCGAATAACCACAACGATAATTACGACAGTCGTGGCGGTAGGAGAGCCCCGCTGCCTAGTCAGGAGGAGAGCCTTAAAGCGGAGCAGCGACGGGGCAACTACACCAGGTCCCGTTAGGAACGCCTCCAGGGTAAGGCTGAGGAGAAGAAAGCGAAGCCGAGAAACCAGCATGACCTAGTCGCGGTGTTATGGTAATCCTCCATGTATGATATTGACTCAAGCTGGACAACGGGTTGATACCCTGGCGTTAGACGGAAAccaaaaaacaacaacaacacaagTCAAAATACGATAAAGAACACACAGCAGCTCAATTTTCCTCGCGCATGTGATATATGTGGGGGCAGTTTGTCGCCAACCATCTGTTCAGCGGAGCCTGTCTAGTGTACAAGTACATTGTTGCTGGAAGGAaaccctcgtcgcccgcttAGTGCTTGCTTGCcaataaaaataaaaagcCTATAAAAAGCCTATAAAAAAAACTCCTCTATTCTTATGCAAATGTGATGCGGCCAGCCTCTCGTGATTGCCGCCCAAAGAGGTACAATGATGGTACAGACatggaaaagaagaaaatcCGCATCATCTTGCTGAATGTCTGCcgagaaaaggaaaaagtGGAGGAAGGGGAGCAAATGACTTGGAAAATGCCATGCATCCTTTGCTATGGCTGCGGCTCCCCCGTTCCGTTCTAGTCCAATCTCATGTACTCGGTCTACGAACGGGACTGCGATCCGCCCTTGCTGAAGGACTTCTGCCTGTCGGCGtagtccttgacgacgatggcgcaCGACGTCTCGGTGCACAGCCTCTTGCGGCGCTGCGGCGCGAGCTTGGAGGCGAactcgaggccggcggcgcgctcgacggcctcgaggggcATCTCGAACTCGGAGAGAGGCTTGTTGTTGGGAATCGGGGCGTTAGGCATGACGAaggcgccgatggcgacgtTGCCGCCAGCtttgccgtcctcggcgaagaTGACTTTGTAGAAGTGGGTGGGCACGGCGACATTGGGCGGGTTGCCGATGACCTCGTACTTTGTGTACCacttgccgtcgacggggtCGCGCTTGGGCAGGTAGAGCGGGCCGGTGACGATACGGACGGAGGGGTAGCGGGTGGTcaggcggcggcagaagTCCTCGAAGTGCGCCCAGTAGTCGCGGTTGAAgccatcgccgacctggGGGCACATGTTGGAAAGGTAGAACGTCTCGTCCATGGCCTTTTGGGACCACTTgcagtcggcggcggggaccTGGTGGCCGCGGTCGTAGCCGCTACGGAAGTAGTCCTTGAGCTTGGCCTGGAACTTTTCGGGGACGGCTTCATCTTCGAGGAAGGCGCTGTGCTTGCGATCGCCGCCGCGTTGGGCGAGGGAAGCGGCGGTGATGTGCTCGACAACCCAGTGCGGGTTGCGCGTGCGGCGGTCGTAGCTCGAGATGAGGGCCTGGCGGGTcgcgaggtcggcgacggggccgggGAAACCGTATTCGAAGAGGCCGGCTGGGTCTACGGGGTTGCCGGAGACGGAGCCgggtggcgacggcgcagcggcggcggaggcggcggaggcaggAGAAAGCGGCGCGTTGGGGTTGGTGAAGACCTGTGTGCTAGGCACCGGAACGGGGGGCGAGGTGGAGAGTGAGGCTGTAGCGGGTACCGCGGTGGGAGGCTGCTTCTGGGAACGGAGCGAGTACATGGTCGCCgtgagggcggcgccgcctcccgcgCTTAGTGCTGCGATGAGGGCGAGAGATGTAGTCTTGGACATGGTGGCGATGGGTTTCGCAGCGCACGACCGCGTTTTGTGTTGAAGGGTTGTTGTTTTGTGGTGGCAGAACcgggaagggaagagaagaatGGCAATTTTCCAATGTCAGTCAGGCGCCTGGCGATTATGACACTGCTCTGACCGGGAGAATTGGAAGGATGGGCatgtggtgatggtggtgtggtggATGTCTCAGCTATCTTCCGCCGGACATATGGGTCAGCTTCGGAGCTGGAAAATTTTGGGCAATGGACGGCGGCCGCGTTTGGCCTACGGAGGATGGAGGGATCTTCAGGGTACACGAGCGGACAGGGACAACTCACAGGGCCGTTACAGGGGAGAGCAGTAGTTTCCTGGTGGTCCCGAGCATTTGCCGATTCTTCGTTCCATtggtgggggggggattTGAAGGATTTAGAGGTGCAGGGTGAGGCTGGTGCGCTAAGGTGGCTCACCGAGGACTGGCCCAGGTATACCGGGTCTCTCACCGATGCTACACAaggtggggggaggagcTGAAAGGGATGACCAACCCCCAGCCTCCGATTCGCGACCCCCGCCAACCCTGCGGCACGAGAAACTTTCTTTCCTAGAAAGATCCTGGCCGACTAGCAACAAGCATGGAAATAAGACAACAAACTGACGCGCTTAACAACAAACACAGTACTCTGTACGATTACAGGTACACACAATACAGGTAAAGACCTTTCACGTGTGTTTGGTCAAGCATCCCTTACGAAGGCGCCTCGAGCGGCATGCATCAATGAGTTGGCGCACATAGCAAGGGTCACGGGACTGAAGGGAGTACGAGGATACCCAGTCCATCCGGGTCCTCAAGCCAAGCCTTTCTACTCAACTAATGGCGTGTTGTCAAGAGTCGCCGACATGTCTTGACTCGGCCTGGGACCTGGGACTGAGAGCGGCGGGGTCTCCCAACAGAGGCGAACAACAACGTTGCTGTTTTGGAATGTTTGTTTGGCTGCTCGTTTGCGGGATAAACGAAAAAAAGCAATAACCCAGGCTACCCATGACTGGTCTCCCGCCTCGCTCTGACTTTTCCATATCGGATGCCAGAATGAGCGTCATGTTCACAACAACACcgaaaggaagagaaagctGAGTAGGTGGGGGTTTTTCGGGGAGCGTTAGACAGCAGGCTGTATGACAGCAACTCAACCACCTAACCGACAAAAgaaataaataaataaaacGAAAAGGACGGGAGCGAACCGTAATACGTAAAACATCAAACATGCGAGTAAAATGGAAAGGGAAACGGGCTTTGTCTGGGCGTGAGACCTCAGACTGGCGAGTTTTGTCATTTTGGCTATCAAGGTTCTCAAAATACGATCCCTCCACTTGTACTCGACCAGGTCCATGAATAAGGCCACGGCCCCCAGCCCATTTCGCACAGAAACAACACAGCAGATCCGCCAACAGCGCCAAACTCAGTGCACTCCCCGAATCCACCATCGCGCGCTGGTCAGAAAGCTTAAGGCGCTCGCAGACGACCGCAAAGTCTCCAGCCCCACTAGATCCATGGTCACAGCGCTACCCATTTGAATTCCAATTTGTGAGCAGCCATCGACATCACTGCTTTCTCAGCAGCGTCTTATCCTACCTTTTACCTACGTCCGCTCCACCCAACTCCTCGCTCTCCTTTCCCCTCGAACCTGTAACGAAAACATTGCGACGTCTCTCACGATCTATCCGTCAACCTTACATCCTCATTTCTCTAACTCCTGGCGCCCCTGCACCTCCAGCGACCAACTTACCAATCCACCCGGGTCTCTTGCGCCACTGTACTACGTCAGAGGTCACCCGCTCCTGCAGGACGACAGGCAGCCACACCGATACCGTTACCCAGCTTCTTGGGGCCCATGAACGAGAAACGAGAATCCGACTGAACGAATTCCCATACGAGAACATCGGGTTTGCCGTCTGCTCTTCCATGCGCTGAGCATCAAGTCCGTCTGTAGGCACTGATAGGAGGCGTTGGAGCCGAGCTGCTCACCATGGACGCGACAGAGGTCGATAACGACACCAGGGGGTGGATCATGTGCATCGTGAGCGGAATAGGTGCGTGATCGACGAACATGCCGTGCCGTTCCTCGACCTGCTGATACGGGTCGCCGCTGACACGTGTTTTCCTGGCAGCCTGCGTCGTTGGCGCATCTATCATTTGCGTCGATTTGCTTGTGCGCTACATCCCCGGGAAGCGCAACTTCAGGATACAAGACAGCAATGGCTTTTTGGCCTGCTCATTAAGCCTGAGCTTCGGTGTCATGGTCAGTTGACCTCGAGGGCCCTCTGTGCGCGTCGTGTTGGGATAACCTTTGCTGATAATGTGATTGTGCGCAACAGCTGTACTCGGCGTTGAACAGTATGCTGCCTTCCGCAAAACAATATCTTAAGGAGGATGGGTTTCAAGACCAGCTGGCAGGGTTCCTTATGATGGGTTGCTTTATCGGAGGGTTTGTCGGTATCCAGGCCATTTCACGCCTGCTTCACCAATACATGCCGTCGCATGTCGTGGACTGCGACCACTCACATGATCACTCCGAGGTTGATGCCCGGTCGCGCAGCCAAAGTAGGAAGACCTCGCTCTACACGTCGAGCCGCCGGTCGTcccggcggcctcgcctcGAAAGGGTCGCCAAGAATGGCCATGCCACCGAGTCCACCCCTCTGCTCACCAGTGAGATGGCTCAAGAAAACGGCGCCCCCCTCATGCCTAAGCGCCATGCCTCGAGCAGGGGCAGTCTGAACCTCAATACCACGCATTCCCATCCGGCCCGGACCTCTCGGAGCCGTGGTCCCACCATCGATAGACGACCGTCCATGGCCCAAGTCCAACAGCGGGTCATGTCCTTCGTCAAAGACACAAAGACCAACTGCGATGAGGAGGGGCCGTGCTTTGGATACACCGACCCTTGTGGCCAAGAGTGCTTCAAGCACTTGAGTAACCGCTCGGCGGCAGCCCCAAGACATCCGACCATGTTGCGGACGAGCACGGGAAGCTTTTTTGCTCACAGCCATACTGACCTGGAGGACTTGGAGGAGCGCGGTTCTTCGTGCGATTCGCCCATCAGTGGAAAGGTACGCACGAGCCGTGCGACGTCCAGAGAGCCCTTGCCAGAGCATCACGACGCAGATCACCACAGCCATGGCCACGATCACGATCACGATCATGGTCATGATCACGACGCCCAGAGCGTTGCCGAGCAATTGGGCGAAGACGTTGAAGcgcaacaccaccaccacgtcCCGACCAAcgccttcctctcccttGGCCTACAGACCTCGATCGCGATTGCGCTGCACAAGTTCCCCGAGGGATTCATTACCTACGCGACGAACCACGCCAACCCGTCGCTGGGTTTCAACGTCTTCATGGCTCTGTTTGTGCACAACATCACCGAGGGCTTCGCCATGGCACTGCCGCTGTACATGGCGCTCGGGAGCCGCATGAAGGCCATGTTTTGGGCTGCCATCTTGGGTGGCCTCAGCCAGCCCTTTGGCGCGGGCATCGCCGTCTTGTGGTTCAAGCTTGCCAAGCACACCCACCTCACCCCCAACGCCGTCGCGTACGCTTGCATGTTCGCCATTACGGCTGGCATCATGGTGAGCGTCGGTCTGCAGCTTTTTGTCGAGGCGCTCAGCCTGAACCACAATCGGAACCTCTGCATCTTCTTCGGATTCATGGGCATGGCTCTGCTGGGCATCACCAGCGCCATCGCCTCAACGCACTGACGACATGGCATGGCATTTGCAAAGACTCAACACCACACTTTTTTGACGACACTGGCGTCAAGGCCCCCTTCATCGGCGTTCAGGATCACTTTTTTTGACTCGGATTTCATGGGCATGTTACTGAGAGGGGGCTGGGGTTGGCACGGGCAGGGCAGGCAGAGGATTTAAACTTATACCACTGTACGGGTTTACGGCTTGAAGGGTATCAATTGTTTTAGACTGGATGGACGGGTCATCGCCACGACCTCGTGGGCACTGTGGGCTGTCTGGGTTGAACTGGTCCTCAACAGCGCGCAGCATGACGACCGCGCGGCATTATAGATATGGGCATTGATTGGAAAACGGAATTCGGGAACATCGTTTCACTAGGCACCGGACAGCAATAACGAGTTTGACATGGAGCGGCATCAGCTCCTGGTGGTTTCCATTGACATGTGCATACATCCGTCTTGACCGATCAAAGCAATAACTTTTTGGTGAACCCCCAATTTTTATCTATCAACCTTTTTTTTGGCTGCCATGGCCATTCCGTGTGGCCGGGTATCATTGCTGTCGTCAGGAAAATGAAAATAAGAAACATTGCAAATTATCCTTTGTTTTCCGAAGGGTTACTCGCGTTCGGCCTGTTGTCCTTAAGCGGTGCTTCCGAGCGCCGGGTCAACAAACTGTGAgaagtcctcgtcgatgagtGCGCGCatggccgcctcctcctcctgccacgcctgcggcggcgtgccAAATTCGTCGGCCGCACCGATCCAGAAGTCGTCGTTTGGGCCGGggatgtcgccgccgccgacaaagTCTGTCACGCCGGGGATGACGCCGTACAAGGGTAGCTCCGGCATCTCGCGGTCTTCGCCAAAGGGCGTGCTGTTGTCGGCAGGGTCTTCTGCTAGGCTGAggagggcggcctcgatctgGTCCATACGCGGAGCGGTCGGGGAGGGTGGGGGGTGATGCTCGAGGTGAACTTGGAGATCGTGGTGGCGGATGAAGCGCGCCGTGCATCCCGGCATGGTACAGAGGACGGTGCGCTTCGTGccggcgatgtcgtcgagaaTGTTGGGGGCCTTCTGGTTCGGCACCGGGCGCTCGAGGCCCAGGTGGACGTAGCGGATGTGGTCCTCGAGGTTCGCCTTGgtgacgaagccgccgccacaGCCCTCCTCGTTGGACCAGCTGTCGAGATCCGGGGATCCTttgacgtcgacctcgccgcaGACGAAGCGGAAGCCCTCG encodes:
- a CDS encoding Putative pre-mRNA 3' end processing protein Pfs2 is translated as MAYDPRGDHHDRRGPGGDGDGGFVRARGRRPVTDYGSTVANWMRHRAPSEGDAYTGEIERPSASFIVDFIPPAARRTDPGDTIPVKHLHSSLNKIKHPINVVRWTPEGRRLLTASSSGEFTLWNGTGFNFETIMQAHDSAIRALAYSHNDDWLISADHDGSVKYWQPNFNNLQSIAAHNDPVRDLAFSPNDSKFVTACDDSTLKIFDFAGGVEESILKGHGWDAKSCDWHPTKGLLVSGSKDHLVKLWDPRTGRCLTTLHGHKNTITKTLFEKVQGDCLATSARDQTARVFDLRMMRDICLLKGHEKDISTIAWHPVHSNLLTTGGHDGSLHHYILDEPNTPAGHASSMAPYDSSDPSTTTAQTIYPAHKVPYAHDFAIWSLDWHPLGHILASGSNDRITRFWSRKRPGDADVFQDRYHVGEAAAEANGTWDRRGGRRQRQEEEEQEMEDEMDGLVDQKMPLKQPTVPGFPGLPGLPGLPGLSMPQNGHGGPVPPPPMIPGVGSNGGAPPPPLPFPLPGLNGAPPPPIPLPGGIDPSNPADLAKIAEMIQKAGGTLPPPPPGGFAPPGLVPPSNFVPPPGFPPMPMPPPSNNHNDNYDSRGGRRAPLPSQEESLKAEQRRGNYTRSR
- a CDS encoding Putative DNA/RNA non-specific endonuclease, his-Me finger superfamily; its protein translation is MSKTTSLALIAALSAGGGAALTATMYSLRSQKQPPTAVPATASLSTSPPVPVPSTQVFTNPNAPLSPASAASAAAAPSPPGSVSGNPVDPAGLFEYGFPGPVADLATRQALISSYDRRTRNPHWVVEHITAASLAQRGGDRKHSAFLEDEAVPEKFQAKLKDYFRSGYDRGHQVPAADCKWSQKAMDETFYLSNMCPQVGDGFNRDYWAHFEDFCRRLTTRYPSVRIVTGPLYLPKRDPVDGKWYTKYEVIGNPPNVAVPTHFYKVIFAEDGKAGGNVAIGAFVMPNAPIPNNKPLSEFEMPLEAVERAAGLEFASKLAPQRRKRLCTETSCAIVVKDYADRQKSFSKGGSQSRS
- a CDS encoding Putative zinc/iron permease — its product is MDATEVDNDTRGWIMCIVSGIACVVGASIICVDLLVRYIPGKRNFRIQDSNGFLACSLSLSFGVMLYSALNSMLPSAKQYLKEDGFQDQLAGFLMMGCFIGGFVGIQAISRLLHQYMPSHVVDCDHSHDHSEVDARSRSQSRKTSLYTSSRRSSRRPRLERVAKNGHATESTPLLTSEMAQENGAPLMPKRHASSRGSLNLNTTHSHPARTSRSRGPTIDRRPSMAQVQQRVMSFVKDTKTNCDEEGPCFGYTDPCGQECFKHLSNRSAAAPRHPTMLRTSTGSFFAHSHTDLEDLEERGSSCDSPISGKVRTSRATSREPLPEHHDADHHSHGHDHDHDHGHDHDAQSVAEQLGEDVEAQHHHHVPTNAFLSLGLQTSIAIALHKFPEGFITYATNHANPSLGFNVFMALFVHNITEGFAMALPLYMALGSRMKAMFWAAILGGLSQPFGAGIAVLWFKLAKHTHLTPNAVAYACMFAITAGIMVSVGLQLFVEALSLNHNRNLCIFFGFMGMALLGITSAIASTH